A genomic stretch from Heterodontus francisci isolate sHetFra1 chromosome 23, sHetFra1.hap1, whole genome shotgun sequence includes:
- the vps33a gene encoding vacuolar protein sorting-associated protein 33A isoform X1, with the protein MTTLKMAAHLSYGRVILNNLREAARKELREFLDKCEGSKAIVWDEYLTGPFGLIAQYSLLKEHEVDKMFTLKEGRLPAADVKNIIFFVRPRLELMDIIADNIRCEDRLHGPHRDFHILFLPRRSLLCEQRLKEQGLLVNITHIDEYSLDLIPFDSDLMSMEAESAFRECYLENDQTVLFHVAKGLMTLQALYGTIPQIFGKGECARLVANMMLRMKREFAGSQNQILPVFDKLLLLDRNVDLLTPLATQLTYEGLIDEIYGIQNTYVKLPPEKFAPKKQNESGRDLPTEPKKLQLNSAEELYAEIRDKNFNAVGSVLSKKAKFISAAFEGRHNAKTVGEIKQFVSQLPHMQAARTSLANHTSIAELIKDLTASETFFDNLTVEQEFMSGIDTDKVNSYIEDSIAQQEPLIKILRLVCMQSVCNNGLKQKVLDYYKREILQTYGYEHILTLNNLEKAGLLKPQTSTRNNYPTIRKTLRLWMDDINEQNPNDISYVYSGYAPLSVRLTQLLARPGWRSIEEVLKMLPGPHFDERQQLPSGLHKKRQQGENRVTLVFFLGGVTYAEIAALRFLSQMEEGGTEYIIATTKLINGTSWIKSMMDKLEPSLF; encoded by the exons ATGACCACGCTGAAAATGGCGGCGCACCTGAGCTACGGGAGGGTGATTCTGAACAACCTGCGGGAGGCGGCCCGCAAGGAGCTGCGCGAGTTTCTGGATAAATGTGAAGGCAGCAAG GCAATTGTTTGGGATGAGTATCTTACTGGACCATTTGGATTAATTGCACAGTATTCACTGTTAAAG GAACATGAAGTGGATAAAATGTTTACACTGAAGGAAGGTCGTTTACCTGCAGCTGATGTCAAAAACATAATTTTCTTTGTGAGGCCTAGACTGGAACTAATGGACATCATCGCTGATAATATTCGTTG TGAAGACAGACTTCATGGTCCTCACAGAGATTTCCATATCCTGTTCCTGCCGCGTCGAAGTCTCCTTTGTGAACAGCGACTAAAAGAACAAGGACTATTGGTCAACATCACCCACATAGACGAGTACAGCTTGGATTTAATCCCATTTGATAGTGACCTGATGTCCATGGAAGCTGAAAGTGCATTTCGG GAGTGTTATCTAGAGAATGATCAGACCGTTCTATTCCATGTTGCCAAAGGACTGATGACTCTGCAAGCTTTGTATGGAACAATCCCACAGATATTTGGGAAAGGTGAATGTGCGCGG CTTGTGGCAAATATGATGCTAAGAATGAAACGAGAATTTGCTGGAAGTCAGAACCAGATTTTACCTGTCTTTGATAAACTCCTATTACTTGATCGTAACGTTGACTTGTTAACACCCCTAGCAACACAACTGACCTATGAAGGACTGATTGATGAAATATATGGAATTCAAAATA CGTATGTAAAGCTGCCGCCTGAGAAATTTGCACCAAAAAAGCAAAATGAAAGTGGCCGAGATCTTCCCACTGAACCTAAAAAGCTACAGTTAAACTCTGCTGAAGAACTCTATGCAGAAATTAGGGACAAAAATTTCAATGCAGTTGGTTCAGTCCTTAGTAAAAAGGCCAAGTTCATCTCTGCTGCATTTGAG ggaagacATAATGCAAAGACTGTGGGTGAAATTAAACAGTTTGTCTCCCAGCTTCCACATATGCAAGCAGCAAGAACCTCACTAGCTAATCACACATCTATTGCTGAACTCATCAAAGACCTTACAG CATCAGAAACATTCTTTGACAATCTGACTGTGGAACAAGAATTTATGTCTGGCATTGATACTGACAAG GTTAACAGCTATATTGAAGACTCCATTGCTCAACAAGAACCTTTGATAAAGATCCTGCGACTTGTTTGCATGCAGTCAGTATGCAATAATGGCctgaaacagaaagtgctagactaCTATAAAAGAGAGATTTTACAG ACATATGGTTATGAACACATTTTAACTCTGAATAACCTTGAAAAGGCTGGGTTACTGAAACCTCAGACTAGCACCAGAAATAATTATCCCACTATAAGAAAAACTCTGCGCCTTTGGATGGATGACATCAATGAACAG AATCCCAATGATATCTCTTACGTATACAGTGGTTATGCCCCTCTCAGTGTACGGTTAACACAGTTGCTGGCTCGACCTGGATGGCGAAGCATAGAGGAAGTATTAAAGATGCTGCCAGGACCTCATTTCGATGAAAGGCAACAACTGCCTTCTGGATTGCACAAAAAAC GCCAACAGGGAGAGAACAGAGTTACTCTGGTGTTCTTTCTTGGAGGTGTGACCTATGCTGAAATTGCAGCACTTAGATTCTTGTCCCAGATGGAAGAAGGAGGTACAGAATATATTATTGCCACCACAAAACTGATAAACGGAACAAGCTGGATTAAATCTATGATGGACAAATTAGAGCCATCTCTATTCTAA
- the vps33a gene encoding vacuolar protein sorting-associated protein 33A isoform X2, with translation MTTLKMAAHLSYGRVILNNLREAARKELREFLDKCEGSKAIVWDEYLTGPFGLIAQYSLLKEHEVDKMFTLKEGRLPAADVKNIIFFVRPRLELMDIIADNIRCEDRLHGPHRDFHILFLPRRSLLCEQRLKEQGLLVNITHIDEYSLDLIPFDSDLMSMEAESAFRLVANMMLRMKREFAGSQNQILPVFDKLLLLDRNVDLLTPLATQLTYEGLIDEIYGIQNTYVKLPPEKFAPKKQNESGRDLPTEPKKLQLNSAEELYAEIRDKNFNAVGSVLSKKAKFISAAFEGRHNAKTVGEIKQFVSQLPHMQAARTSLANHTSIAELIKDLTASETFFDNLTVEQEFMSGIDTDKVNSYIEDSIAQQEPLIKILRLVCMQSVCNNGLKQKVLDYYKREILQTYGYEHILTLNNLEKAGLLKPQTSTRNNYPTIRKTLRLWMDDINEQNPNDISYVYSGYAPLSVRLTQLLARPGWRSIEEVLKMLPGPHFDERQQLPSGLHKKRQQGENRVTLVFFLGGVTYAEIAALRFLSQMEEGGTEYIIATTKLINGTSWIKSMMDKLEPSLF, from the exons ATGACCACGCTGAAAATGGCGGCGCACCTGAGCTACGGGAGGGTGATTCTGAACAACCTGCGGGAGGCGGCCCGCAAGGAGCTGCGCGAGTTTCTGGATAAATGTGAAGGCAGCAAG GCAATTGTTTGGGATGAGTATCTTACTGGACCATTTGGATTAATTGCACAGTATTCACTGTTAAAG GAACATGAAGTGGATAAAATGTTTACACTGAAGGAAGGTCGTTTACCTGCAGCTGATGTCAAAAACATAATTTTCTTTGTGAGGCCTAGACTGGAACTAATGGACATCATCGCTGATAATATTCGTTG TGAAGACAGACTTCATGGTCCTCACAGAGATTTCCATATCCTGTTCCTGCCGCGTCGAAGTCTCCTTTGTGAACAGCGACTAAAAGAACAAGGACTATTGGTCAACATCACCCACATAGACGAGTACAGCTTGGATTTAATCCCATTTGATAGTGACCTGATGTCCATGGAAGCTGAAAGTGCATTTCGG CTTGTGGCAAATATGATGCTAAGAATGAAACGAGAATTTGCTGGAAGTCAGAACCAGATTTTACCTGTCTTTGATAAACTCCTATTACTTGATCGTAACGTTGACTTGTTAACACCCCTAGCAACACAACTGACCTATGAAGGACTGATTGATGAAATATATGGAATTCAAAATA CGTATGTAAAGCTGCCGCCTGAGAAATTTGCACCAAAAAAGCAAAATGAAAGTGGCCGAGATCTTCCCACTGAACCTAAAAAGCTACAGTTAAACTCTGCTGAAGAACTCTATGCAGAAATTAGGGACAAAAATTTCAATGCAGTTGGTTCAGTCCTTAGTAAAAAGGCCAAGTTCATCTCTGCTGCATTTGAG ggaagacATAATGCAAAGACTGTGGGTGAAATTAAACAGTTTGTCTCCCAGCTTCCACATATGCAAGCAGCAAGAACCTCACTAGCTAATCACACATCTATTGCTGAACTCATCAAAGACCTTACAG CATCAGAAACATTCTTTGACAATCTGACTGTGGAACAAGAATTTATGTCTGGCATTGATACTGACAAG GTTAACAGCTATATTGAAGACTCCATTGCTCAACAAGAACCTTTGATAAAGATCCTGCGACTTGTTTGCATGCAGTCAGTATGCAATAATGGCctgaaacagaaagtgctagactaCTATAAAAGAGAGATTTTACAG ACATATGGTTATGAACACATTTTAACTCTGAATAACCTTGAAAAGGCTGGGTTACTGAAACCTCAGACTAGCACCAGAAATAATTATCCCACTATAAGAAAAACTCTGCGCCTTTGGATGGATGACATCAATGAACAG AATCCCAATGATATCTCTTACGTATACAGTGGTTATGCCCCTCTCAGTGTACGGTTAACACAGTTGCTGGCTCGACCTGGATGGCGAAGCATAGAGGAAGTATTAAAGATGCTGCCAGGACCTCATTTCGATGAAAGGCAACAACTGCCTTCTGGATTGCACAAAAAAC GCCAACAGGGAGAGAACAGAGTTACTCTGGTGTTCTTTCTTGGAGGTGTGACCTATGCTGAAATTGCAGCACTTAGATTCTTGTCCCAGATGGAAGAAGGAGGTACAGAATATATTATTGCCACCACAAAACTGATAAACGGAACAAGCTGGATTAAATCTATGATGGACAAATTAGAGCCATCTCTATTCTAA